From a region of the Bacteroidota bacterium genome:
- a CDS encoding sialidase family protein produces MKPNQLIIQSLNLLIIIFLFCFLINSLLAQPARPARPIVEQAGRETWCGVTWLPAVKLSPEGTTGYISRMTVQGDTVHLVFENSDTYRLPYVRSTNAGIDWEPIRELIIDTVQFPYWNVSNLKIASNDKKLYIFFIGGSHGSGQTPIFMLSSSDHGDSWTEPRAINQGNPFPRNVAILGDT; encoded by the coding sequence ATGAAACCCAATCAATTAATCATTCAATCTTTAAATCTTTTAATCATAATATTTTTGTTTTGCTTTTTAATTAATTCTTTACTTGCCCAACCTGCCCGTCCGGCTCGCCCGATAGTCGAGCAGGCAGGCCGTGAAACCTGGTGCGGCGTAACCTGGCTCCCTGCTGTGAAGCTATCGCCCGAAGGGACTACTGGATACATATCACGTATGACTGTGCAGGGTGATACCGTTCATTTAGTTTTTGAGAATTCGGACACATACAGATTACCATATGTACGGTCAACGAATGCAGGTATCGACTGGGAGCCAATAAGAGAACTAATTATAGACACAGTACAATTTCCATACTGGAATGTTTCAAATTTAAAGATAGCGTCGAATGATAAAAAATTATATATTTTTTTTATCGGAGGGAGCCATGGTTCAGGACAAACTCCAATTTTTATGTTATCATCTTCTGACCATGGAGATTCTTGGACTGAACCCAGGGCAATCAATCAGGGCAACCCTTTTCCACGTAATGTTGCAATACTTGGCGATAC